A genomic segment from Desulfomonile tiedjei encodes:
- a CDS encoding NifU family protein, with translation MREEVQAALDLVRPQLQADGGDAEIVDVTADGVVKLRLTGACGGCPMSQMTLKMGIERILKERVPTVKSVESV, from the coding sequence ATGAGAGAAGAGGTTCAGGCGGCCCTTGATCTGGTTCGTCCGCAGCTTCAGGCTGACGGAGGGGACGCCGAGATCGTTGATGTTACTGCCGATGGAGTGGTCAAGCTGAGACTCACAGGAGCTTGCGGCGGATGCCCCATGAGCCAGATGACTCTAAAGATGGGAATTGAAAGAATCCTCAAGGAGAGAGTCCCCACTGTTAAGAGCGTTGAATCGGTATAG